In the genome of Streptomyces sp. NBC_00190, one region contains:
- a CDS encoding aspartate-semialdehyde dehydrogenase, with protein MNRARSSGPALAVVGATGAVGSVLLQILSQRADVWGDIRLIASARSAGRVLAVRAEESEVLALTEDAFDGLGPGDVAIFLTPAEVSARWAPVVTTRGAVVVDQSAAFREDPEVPLVVPEVNAHAVRMRPRGIVAGPDCVTAAMIAALGALHAEYGLAELTVSSYQAAGAAGRAGSEVLRRQLSLVAGTSLGEHPGDVRRAVGEDTGPFAAPLALNVVPWSGELREDGWSSHELAVRAETRRILDLAELPIAVTCVQVPVVTGHSLTVRARFENEVDAPHTREILEAAPGVVLVDDPAAGEFPTPADAAGTDPAWVGRVRASLDDRRSLEFFVCADNLRKGAALNATQIAELIAGEFA; from the coding sequence ATGAACCGCGCCCGGTCCTCCGGCCCGGCGCTCGCCGTGGTCGGGGCGACCGGAGCCGTCGGCTCCGTCCTGCTCCAGATCCTGTCCCAGCGGGCGGACGTCTGGGGCGACATACGCCTGATCGCCTCCGCGCGCTCGGCCGGCCGGGTGCTGGCCGTCCGCGCGGAGGAGAGCGAGGTGCTCGCCCTCACCGAGGACGCCTTCGACGGCCTCGGGCCGGGCGACGTCGCGATCTTCCTCACCCCGGCCGAGGTCTCGGCCCGCTGGGCTCCCGTCGTCACCACGCGCGGGGCCGTCGTCGTGGACCAGTCAGCCGCCTTCCGGGAAGATCCCGAGGTGCCGCTGGTGGTGCCCGAGGTCAACGCGCACGCCGTACGGATGCGGCCGCGCGGCATCGTCGCCGGTCCCGACTGCGTGACCGCCGCGATGATCGCGGCCCTGGGCGCGCTGCACGCCGAGTACGGTCTGGCCGAGCTGACCGTCTCCTCGTACCAGGCCGCGGGCGCCGCCGGCCGGGCCGGCTCCGAGGTGCTGCGCCGCCAGCTGTCGCTGGTCGCCGGGACCTCCCTCGGGGAGCACCCCGGCGACGTCCGCCGCGCGGTGGGCGAGGACACCGGGCCCTTCGCCGCTCCGCTGGCGCTCAACGTCGTGCCGTGGTCCGGTGAGCTGCGCGAGGACGGCTGGTCCTCGCACGAGCTGGCCGTACGGGCGGAGACCCGCCGGATCCTGGACCTGGCGGAGCTGCCGATCGCCGTGACCTGCGTACAGGTGCCCGTGGTGACCGGGCATTCCCTGACCGTGCGGGCCCGGTTCGAGAACGAGGTGGACGCCCCGCACACCCGGGAGATCCTGGAGGCCGCGCCGGGCGTGGTCCTCGTGGACGACCCGGCGGCGGGGGAGTTCCCGACGCCGGCGGACGCCGCCGGTACGGATCCGGCCTGGGTGGGACGGGTGCGGGCCTCGCTCGACGACCGGCGCTCGCTGGAGTTCTTCGTGTGCGCCGACAATCTCCGCAAGGGCGCGGCCCTGAATGCCACTCAGATCGCGGAACTGATCGCGGGTGAATTTGCGTAA
- a CDS encoding SigE family RNA polymerase sigma factor — protein sequence MAEALLELAVVPARIGIVPPRRSSRAPGDGLPVIVPVPPTGQSEAPARDAVPTPGGRVPTPRDSADEAGSEKNETPGAPAEAAAEAVTEPAAEVVAGTTVDHLTETYQAHYRSLLGLAALLLDDTASCEDVVQEAFIRVHSARNRVRDRDKTLAYLRQTVVNLSRSALRRRILGLKLLSKPMPDMASAEEGAYDQLERDDLIKAMRGLQRRQREVLVLRYFADMTEAQVAETLGVSLGSVKAYGSRGIAALRVAMEAAQS from the coding sequence GTGGCAGAGGCACTGCTCGAACTGGCCGTCGTACCGGCGCGCATCGGGATCGTCCCGCCGCGCCGGAGTTCCCGTGCGCCCGGCGACGGTCTTCCCGTGATCGTTCCCGTCCCGCCGACGGGGCAGTCCGAGGCACCCGCACGGGACGCCGTACCGACCCCGGGCGGCCGCGTGCCCACGCCGCGCGACAGCGCTGACGAGGCCGGGAGCGAGAAGAACGAGACGCCCGGAGCTCCGGCGGAGGCCGCGGCCGAGGCGGTGACGGAGCCGGCGGCCGAGGTCGTGGCCGGCACCACCGTCGACCACCTCACGGAGACCTACCAGGCGCACTACCGCTCGCTCCTGGGCCTCGCCGCGCTGCTCCTCGACGACACGGCCTCCTGCGAGGACGTGGTCCAGGAGGCGTTCATCCGCGTGCACTCGGCCCGGAACCGGGTGCGCGACCGCGACAAGACGCTGGCGTACCTGCGCCAGACCGTCGTGAACCTCTCCCGGTCCGCCCTGCGCCGGCGCATCCTCGGCCTCAAGCTGCTGTCGAAGCCGATGCCGGACATGGCGAGCGCCGAGGAGGGCGCGTACGACCAGCTGGAGCGGGACGATCTGATCAAGGCGATGCGCGGACTGCAGCGCCGCCAGCGAGAGGTGCTCGTGCTGCGCTACTTCGCGGACATGACGGAAGCCCAGGTCGCCGAGACGCTCGGGGTGTCGCTCGGCTCGGTGAAGGCGTACGGATCGCGGGGCATTGCCGCGCTGCGGGTGGCGATGGAGGCTGCGCAGTCATGA